In one Bacillus sp. PK3_68 genomic region, the following are encoded:
- a CDS encoding molybdenum cofactor biosynthesis protein MoaE yields the protein MERLFVVTDRPISIEEVTKKVVRPEAGAISNFIGTVREYTHGRRTLSLTYEAYQSMAEKQLEKIGEEISQKWPEAKTAITHRTGHLKISDIAVVIAVSTPHRKDAFRASEYAIERIKQIVPIWKKEHWEDGEKWIGNQLETEAYPEGRPKGENMYD from the coding sequence GTGGAACGGTTATTTGTTGTGACAGATCGCCCGATTTCTATTGAAGAGGTAACGAAGAAAGTAGTCCGACCGGAAGCGGGGGCCATCTCTAATTTTATTGGAACTGTTCGGGAGTATACACATGGTCGCCGGACTTTATCCTTAACATACGAAGCTTACCAATCGATGGCTGAAAAACAGTTAGAGAAGATTGGAGAAGAAATTAGCCAGAAATGGCCAGAGGCAAAAACGGCTATTACACATCGGACAGGGCATTTAAAGATTTCTGATATTGCCGTGGTGATTGCCGTGTCTACTCCACATCGCAAGGATGCGTTCAGGGCGAGTGAATATGCCATTGAACGAATTAAACAAATTGTGCCTATCTGGAAAAAAGAACATTGGGAAGACGGAGAAAAATGGATCGGCAATCAATTGGAGACAGAAGCCTATCCAGAAGGAAGACCGAAAGGAGAAAATATGTATGATTAA
- the moaD gene encoding molybdopterin converting factor subunit 1 has protein sequence MINILCFAHLKEQIGKEQLEVASNELTVEELLSELREKYSIETDTLIVAVNEEYADSDDVVRSGDTVALIPPVSGG, from the coding sequence ATGATTAACATTCTTTGTTTTGCTCATTTGAAAGAGCAGATTGGCAAAGAGCAGTTGGAAGTAGCGAGCAACGAATTGACCGTAGAAGAGTTGTTAAGCGAACTGCGTGAAAAGTACTCTATTGAGACAGACACGCTCATTGTAGCTGTCAATGAGGAATATGCCGATTCAGATGATGTGGTCCGTTCCGGCGATACAGTGGCGCTTATTCCGCCTGTAAGCGGAGGGTAA
- a CDS encoding MogA/MoaB family molybdenum cofactor biosynthesis protein → MNERRVHAHKGQAAKHVVCQVITVSDTRTEETDKSGKKIKEFLINSHHSIARYQIVPDEKEQITGAVRQGIEDPKINAVIINGGTGVAKRDVTIEAVAPLFEKELTGFGELFRYLSYTEDIGSAAILSRAVAGVAGETIIFALPGSTGAVTLAMEKLVLREVGHIVAELNKDR, encoded by the coding sequence ATGAATGAAAGACGAGTACATGCTCATAAAGGGCAAGCGGCAAAGCATGTTGTCTGTCAGGTGATTACTGTCAGCGATACACGAACAGAAGAAACGGATAAAAGCGGAAAAAAAATTAAAGAGTTTTTAATCAACAGTCACCATTCCATTGCACGCTACCAGATCGTTCCTGACGAAAAGGAACAGATTACAGGAGCTGTTCGGCAAGGGATTGAAGACCCCAAAATCAATGCGGTGATCATTAATGGAGGCACCGGTGTGGCTAAGCGGGATGTGACGATTGAAGCAGTGGCACCGTTGTTTGAGAAAGAGCTAACCGGATTTGGTGAGTTGTTTCGTTATCTTAGTTATACAGAAGATATCGGTTCTGCGGCTATCTTATCCCGAGCTGTTGCAGGTGTAGCTGGAGAAACGATCATTTTTGCGCTGCCGGGTTCTACTGGCGCAGTAACATTAGCGATGGAAAAACTGGTTTTGCGTGAAGTTGGCCATATTGTGGCAGAATTAAATAAAGATAGATAA
- a CDS encoding ThiF family adenylyltransferase: MQGRYSRQELFSPVGKEGQKKLQEKHVLLIGAGALGTGNAEALVRAGIGRLTIVDRDYVEESNLQRQQLYSEEDARLALPKAIAAKRRLTAINSAVRIQAEVMDASYAELLKWAEEADLIIDATDNYETRLMINDAAHQLGVPWIYGACTGSHGMVFAILPGETPCLRCLWEKGAVGTGHTCDTAGIIGPAATHVISYQVTEALKILVEDWEALNGKLIMFDLWKNMHQEIKVSKVKRKTCPTCGESPVYPHLSHENLAKVSVLCGRNTVQIRPVHARKVNLLELERSFIRQGYAVKRNPYMVTVHFSPHRLAVFYDGRVLVHGTNDQTEAKKYYAKLFG, encoded by the coding sequence ATGCAGGGACGTTATTCAAGACAAGAGCTGTTTTCTCCTGTCGGCAAAGAAGGACAGAAAAAGTTGCAGGAGAAGCATGTGCTTCTTATTGGCGCAGGGGCCCTCGGGACAGGAAATGCAGAAGCGTTAGTGCGTGCGGGAATCGGCCGTTTGACGATCGTTGACCGTGATTATGTGGAAGAAAGTAACTTGCAGCGCCAGCAGCTGTACAGTGAAGAGGATGCAAGACTGGCTCTTCCCAAAGCAATCGCTGCAAAACGTAGGCTTACTGCTATTAACTCGGCGGTCAGGATCCAAGCAGAAGTAATGGATGCTTCTTATGCTGAGTTGCTAAAATGGGCTGAAGAGGCAGATTTGATTATTGATGCAACCGATAATTATGAAACAAGGCTCATGATTAACGATGCCGCCCATCAGCTGGGAGTTCCGTGGATATATGGCGCCTGTACAGGCAGCCATGGTATGGTGTTTGCTATATTGCCTGGAGAAACACCGTGTCTCCGCTGTTTATGGGAAAAAGGAGCAGTCGGCACTGGACATACGTGTGACACGGCAGGTATTATTGGCCCGGCAGCCACTCACGTTATTTCCTATCAGGTAACAGAAGCATTGAAGATATTAGTGGAAGATTGGGAGGCGCTAAACGGCAAGCTTATTATGTTTGATCTTTGGAAAAATATGCATCAGGAGATCAAGGTGAGCAAAGTAAAGCGAAAAACGTGCCCTACATGCGGCGAATCGCCAGTTTATCCGCATCTTTCCCATGAAAATCTAGCAAAAGTATCAGTGTTATGCGGGAGAAATACCGTGCAGATTCGCCCGGTGCATGCAAGAAAAGTAAATCTTCTGGAATTAGAGCGTTCGTTTATCCGACAAGGTTATGCCGTCAAGCGCAATCCATATATGGTGACCGTTCATTTCTCTCCTCACCGACTAGCTGTGTTTTATGACGGCCGGGTCCTGGTCCATGGAACGAACGACCAAACAGAGGCAAAAAAGTATTATGCTAAATTATTTGGGTAA
- a CDS encoding bifunctional diguanylate cyclase/phosphodiesterase, whose protein sequence is MPVPSKNVEDNQLENILKELTDVKYAIDQSSIVAITDHRGKILYVNEKFCKISKYNEEELLGEDHCILNSGYHSREFFKQMWATIGSGQIWKGEIRNKAKDGSFYWVDTTIVPFLNDRGKPYQYASIRNDISLRKKMEEELRESEGKYRLIAENSSDLVSVIDQSGSFLYMSPSHALLLGDELAKLESGRIFQWVHEEDQLTLSEELKLLAAKKKVSSLLEFRIKTNRGAYKDTETKINPVIDKDGEIKSFVLAMRDITERKKSERMIYHLAYHDTLTDLPNRRLFMNRLRKEVDHAKSYSSQLAVMFIDLDRFKFVNDSWGHENGDFILTEAARRIKNSLRPSDLVARLGGDEFTVLLNNVSGMEELDQIAKRIHSNFQEPLKVAGEHYTLSCSIGIALFPVNGEDADELLNKADTALYSVKKRGRNGYALFKPEMEEKSLERILLENELRKAIELEQFHIDYQPKMDISKNQLIGMEALVRWDHPELGRISPNKFIPVAEETGLILPLGEWVLRRGCRQNKEWQNKGYPPLKISVNMSVRQLAHPNIIERIEEILTETGLEAQWLELEVTESVFADIDHAADTLQRLRDIGIHISIDDFGTGYSSFSYIKYLPVDTLKIDASFIRDIHQNEESQAIVQAVLTLARTLGINVIAEGVESQEQLDVLNEDGCSQGQGFLFSKPLSGEDFETYLMEAAERGQSEKADG, encoded by the coding sequence ATGCCTGTACCTTCTAAGAATGTAGAAGACAATCAATTGGAGAATATTTTAAAAGAGTTGACAGATGTCAAATATGCAATTGATCAGTCTTCTATTGTCGCTATTACCGATCATCGAGGAAAGATACTTTACGTGAATGAAAAATTTTGCAAAATTTCTAAATACAATGAGGAGGAACTCCTTGGTGAAGATCACTGTATATTGAATTCGGGTTATCATTCACGGGAGTTTTTTAAACAAATGTGGGCAACGATTGGTTCCGGTCAAATCTGGAAGGGAGAGATAAGAAACAAGGCGAAAGATGGGTCGTTTTATTGGGTAGACACAACGATTGTTCCTTTTTTGAATGATCGCGGGAAACCTTATCAATATGCATCGATAAGAAACGATATTAGTCTTCGAAAGAAGATGGAAGAGGAATTGAGAGAGAGCGAGGGGAAATATCGACTAATTGCAGAGAATTCATCTGACTTGGTATCAGTGATTGATCAGTCAGGAAGCTTCCTCTACATGTCTCCATCTCATGCTTTGTTGTTGGGCGATGAGCTTGCGAAATTAGAGTCAGGAAGGATCTTTCAATGGGTGCATGAAGAAGATCAACTGACTCTTTCTGAAGAGTTAAAGCTTCTGGCTGCTAAAAAGAAAGTATCCTCGCTGCTCGAATTCCGTATAAAGACGAACCGGGGAGCGTATAAGGACACGGAAACGAAGATTAATCCCGTCATTGATAAAGATGGGGAGATCAAAAGCTTCGTGCTGGCGATGCGAGATATAACCGAACGGAAAAAATCAGAGAGAATGATTTATCATTTAGCTTATCATGATACATTGACGGACTTGCCTAACCGCCGATTATTCATGAACCGATTGAGAAAAGAAGTGGATCATGCTAAGAGTTATTCTTCTCAGCTTGCTGTTATGTTTATCGACTTGGATCGCTTTAAGTTTGTGAATGATTCTTGGGGACATGAGAATGGAGACTTTATCCTAACTGAGGCTGCTCGCCGTATTAAAAACTCGCTGCGACCAAGTGATTTAGTCGCGCGGCTGGGTGGAGATGAATTTACTGTGTTGCTAAACAATGTATCAGGCATGGAAGAGCTGGATCAGATTGCCAAAAGGATTCATTCTAACTTTCAAGAACCATTGAAAGTTGCAGGCGAGCACTATACGCTTTCCTGCAGTATTGGCATTGCACTTTTTCCGGTGAACGGTGAAGATGCAGATGAACTATTAAATAAAGCGGATACCGCTCTTTATTCCGTTAAGAAACGGGGCAGAAACGGCTATGCATTATTTAAACCAGAGATGGAAGAGAAATCCTTGGAGCGCATCCTGCTGGAGAATGAATTAAGAAAAGCGATTGAGCTTGAGCAATTTCATATTGATTATCAGCCCAAAATGGATATTTCTAAAAATCAACTCATTGGAATGGAGGCGCTTGTCCGCTGGGACCATCCGGAGCTGGGGAGGATCTCTCCCAATAAATTTATTCCGGTTGCCGAGGAAACGGGCCTTATTCTTCCTCTTGGAGAGTGGGTTCTCCGGCGTGGATGTAGGCAAAATAAAGAATGGCAAAACAAAGGGTACCCGCCATTAAAAATCTCGGTTAATATGTCTGTTCGCCAATTAGCGCATCCCAATATTATAGAGAGAATTGAAGAAATTTTAACAGAGACCGGATTGGAGGCACAATGGCTGGAGCTTGAAGTAACGGAAAGTGTATTTGCAGATATCGATCACGCGGCCGATACTTTGCAAAGGCTGCGGGACATCGGTATTCATATTTCTATTGATGACTTTGGTACTGGATACAGTTCATTTAGCTACATTAAATATTTACCTGTGGATACGTTGAAAATCGATGCCTCTTTCATTCGGGATATTCATCAAAATGAAGAAAGTCAGGCAATTGTACAAGCTGTTTTAACTCTTGCACGGACGCTTGGGATCAATGTTATTGCTGAAGGGGTGGAGAGCCAGGAGCAATTAGATGTGCTGAATGAGGATGGCTGCAGCCAAGGACAAGGGTTTTTATTTAGCAAACCGTTGTCAGGAGAAGACTTTGAAACCTATTTAATGGAAGCGGCCGAAAGAGGGCAAAGCGAAAAAGCAGATGGCTAG
- the mobB gene encoding molybdopterin-guanine dinucleotide biosynthesis protein B codes for MALGVNKPILQVTGYQNSGKTTLMAKLIAEAGRQGWTVASLKHHGHGGTPDRPKDYKDSERHRQAGALAAGVEGGGVLQITAAKTNWRLEEILPLYNSFPVDLLLIEGYKRAGYPKVVLIKEPHELELLEQLVNVQAVISWKPIALQQPTCPVFLLSEEERYINWFVSYMRNSLV; via the coding sequence ATGGCCTTGGGGGTGAACAAGCCTATTCTTCAAGTGACCGGCTATCAGAACAGCGGAAAAACAACATTAATGGCCAAATTGATTGCAGAGGCAGGACGGCAGGGATGGACGGTAGCTTCTTTAAAGCATCACGGCCACGGGGGAACACCAGATAGACCTAAAGATTACAAGGACAGCGAAAGGCATCGGCAGGCGGGAGCGCTTGCCGCAGGGGTAGAAGGCGGCGGTGTTTTGCAAATAACAGCTGCGAAAACAAACTGGCGGCTTGAAGAGATTCTACCGCTGTATAACAGCTTTCCTGTCGATTTGCTATTAATTGAGGGATACAAACGAGCCGGGTATCCAAAAGTTGTTTTAATTAAAGAGCCGCACGAACTGGAATTACTTGAACAACTGGTAAACGTTCAAGCGGTGATTAGCTGGAAGCCCATTGCGCTGCAGCAGCCGACCTGTCCCGTATTTCTGCTTTCAGAAGAAGAGAGGTATATAAATTGGTTTGTGAGCTACATGCGCAACAGTCTAGTTTGA
- the moaA gene encoding GTP 3',8-cyclase MoaA — MGQVKDQFNRPLRDIRISLTDQCNFRCSYCMPAEIFGADYPFLPKEEYLTFEEIIRVVQAATELGVEKVRLTGGEPLLRKDLPELIHGLYAKTNIKDIALTTNGVLLPKYATALKSSGLQRVNISMDAIDDTIFKQMNGRSVSVKTVLRGIESAQKAGLGIKINMVVKKGVNEQQILPMATYFKKEGIPLRFIEFMDVGSTNGWQLSSVVSKQEIVKFISSKFPVEPADEAYYGEVASRFRYKDGSGEFGVISSVTESFCSTCTRARISADGKLYTCLFATKGSDLKAVLRSTSSIEKVRDHMSALWLARTDRYSDERTEETAKNRPKIEMSYIGG; from the coding sequence ATGGGACAAGTAAAAGACCAGTTTAACAGACCGCTAAGAGACATTCGGATTTCCTTGACGGATCAGTGTAACTTTCGCTGTTCTTATTGTATGCCGGCTGAAATCTTTGGCGCAGACTATCCGTTTTTACCGAAAGAGGAATATTTGACGTTTGAGGAAATTATCCGTGTCGTTCAAGCAGCAACAGAGCTTGGCGTAGAGAAAGTCAGGTTGACGGGAGGAGAGCCCCTGCTTAGAAAAGACCTCCCCGAGTTAATTCATGGCTTATATGCCAAGACAAATATTAAGGATATTGCTTTAACAACGAATGGTGTCTTGTTGCCCAAGTATGCTACAGCATTGAAATCGTCTGGCTTGCAACGGGTGAATATTAGTATGGATGCGATTGATGATACCATTTTTAAACAAATGAACGGCCGATCTGTCAGCGTGAAAACCGTGCTGAGAGGAATTGAATCAGCGCAGAAGGCCGGCCTTGGCATTAAAATAAATATGGTTGTGAAAAAAGGTGTAAATGAGCAACAAATTTTGCCAATGGCGACTTATTTTAAAAAAGAAGGTATTCCCCTTCGTTTTATTGAATTTATGGATGTAGGAAGCACGAATGGCTGGCAGCTTTCTTCGGTCGTATCCAAGCAAGAAATCGTCAAGTTCATCAGCAGCAAATTTCCTGTAGAACCAGCAGATGAAGCGTATTACGGCGAAGTAGCGAGCCGTTTTCGTTATAAGGATGGAAGCGGAGAGTTTGGTGTGATTTCTTCAGTGACAGAATCATTCTGTTCGACATGTACCCGGGCAAGAATATCTGCAGATGGAAAATTGTACACTTGTCTATTTGCTACAAAAGGCAGCGATTTAAAGGCTGTGCTCCGATCGACGAGTTCAATAGAAAAAGTAAGAGATCATATGTCAGCTCTTTGGCTTGCGCGAACGGACCGCTATTCCGATGAGCGAACGGAAGAAACAGCAAAGAACCGGCCAAAAATTGAGATGTCTTATATTGGCGGTTAA
- a CDS encoding amidohydrolase gives MNNQGITTFINGKIFTSNPDQPYATAMKVQDGKIIWVGKQEEVALTAGDVIDLQGQRVLPGLIDAHLHPWHLAMYSKQIAALPPNVYSIAELIEKIQEARKNLKEESWIQCWGYDEGKLAEGRMPTRWDLDKAAPDVPVIASRSCVHIATVNSKVLEMAGITKDTPNPPGGQIDKDENGEPTGVLRESARELVFKIMPVQTIEEDALALAELSPKLLAHGITAVTDLMARVEPVDYLEMYNQGREKGLKQRTVLYYLWEDLQKRPIQDKERTNRENPIHIGGIKLFSDGSISGQTAWVNPPFLGEGENCGIATTSKAELLAAGEAAKQYGIQLVIHAMGEQAIDLIVDTFYDKEGWLEDAPSIRIEHVTLPTEQAMKRMAKARIGIVTQPVFLYAEIESYLKNLGAERTKSTYPIKSMLKEGIEVAFSSDAPGTAWADPVNPFLGIKSAITRKAYDGTDTGQDERVDVATAIELYTRAAQQLTRIPNVGQLKPGYYADFIILDQDILEIDPQKIDELQVMETYMGGKCVYQREAAVKS, from the coding sequence ATGAACAACCAAGGCATAACAACTTTTATAAACGGCAAAATCTTCACATCTAATCCCGACCAACCATATGCAACTGCTATGAAGGTGCAAGATGGCAAAATTATATGGGTTGGCAAACAGGAGGAGGTTGCCTTAACAGCAGGTGATGTCATCGATCTTCAAGGTCAACGGGTACTTCCGGGACTCATTGATGCTCATCTTCACCCATGGCATTTAGCTATGTATTCAAAGCAAATTGCTGCTCTTCCTCCGAATGTCTACTCTATCGCTGAGTTGATTGAAAAGATTCAGGAAGCGAGAAAGAATTTGAAGGAGGAATCCTGGATTCAATGCTGGGGATATGATGAGGGGAAATTAGCGGAAGGTCGGATGCCGACACGTTGGGATCTCGATAAAGCTGCTCCAGATGTGCCTGTGATTGCCAGTCGCTCATGTGTTCATATTGCTACGGTGAATAGCAAAGTATTAGAGATGGCCGGCATCACAAAAGATACGCCAAATCCTCCGGGTGGACAAATTGATAAGGATGAAAATGGCGAACCGACAGGCGTTTTGCGTGAAAGTGCAAGGGAATTAGTATTTAAAATCATGCCTGTTCAGACAATTGAAGAGGACGCTTTAGCATTAGCCGAGCTAAGTCCTAAATTACTTGCTCATGGCATTACAGCGGTGACCGATTTAATGGCTAGAGTAGAACCGGTTGATTACTTGGAGATGTACAATCAAGGCCGTGAAAAAGGGTTGAAGCAACGCACGGTGCTTTACTACCTATGGGAAGATTTACAAAAACGGCCGATTCAAGATAAGGAGCGAACAAATCGAGAGAATCCTATTCATATTGGCGGAATCAAACTGTTTTCAGATGGAAGCATTTCTGGACAGACAGCATGGGTGAATCCGCCATTTTTGGGTGAAGGAGAAAATTGCGGAATTGCTACTACGTCAAAAGCTGAATTATTGGCTGCGGGTGAAGCGGCTAAACAATACGGCATTCAGTTAGTGATTCATGCGATGGGGGAGCAAGCGATCGACTTAATTGTTGATACGTTCTATGATAAAGAAGGCTGGCTGGAGGACGCTCCATCCATCAGAATTGAGCATGTTACTTTGCCTACTGAACAAGCGATGAAACGCATGGCTAAAGCCAGAATTGGCATTGTTACACAACCGGTTTTCCTATATGCCGAAATAGAGAGCTATCTGAAAAACTTAGGAGCGGAACGGACAAAAAGTACTTATCCTATAAAATCGATGCTAAAAGAGGGCATAGAAGTCGCCTTTTCATCTGATGCCCCAGGAACAGCATGGGCTGACCCGGTAAATCCATTCCTTGGAATTAAATCAGCTATTACACGCAAGGCATATGATGGAACGGACACTGGACAAGATGAGAGGGTAGATGTGGCTACAGCGATTGAGCTTTATACAAGAGCGGCTCAGCAGTTGACACGTATTCCGAATGTCGGCCAGTTAAAACCGGGTTATTACGCAGACTTCATTATACTTGATCAAGATATTTTAGAGATCGATCCACAAAAAATTGATGAACTTCAAGTCATGGAAACCTATATGGGCGGAAAGTGTGTGTATCAAAGAGAAGCCGCAGTAAAAAGTTAA
- a CDS encoding sigma 54-interacting transcriptional regulator — translation MIDVESFKNLSDFDNVLVVDANGNVIFYDMADLNILKELHLRPENFLGKHVTSFYKDLTNENSTLMNVLRSGRSLCNIRQEITTTKGNIVVSVNSTYPIKEGDRIIGAVEFSKHFFPKENIQHMDKYARHKVYRKNDTIYTIDDIITVNPTMIAIKNKIEKISKTDSTVLIYGRTGTGKEVIAQAIHNLSDRYSQPFVSLNCGAVPANLLESTLFGTTKGSFTGAEDKQGLFEQAEGGTLFLDEINSLEIGLQVKLLKAIEEKSVRRIGGKKNIKVDLRVISATNEDPDLLIAEKRMREDLYYRLGVVQIDLPNLKERQEDIEVLLEHYVNFYNNNMNIFIDEIDQEVMDCFKAYDWPGNIRELKNAVETAFNQANDHRITLEDIPKRIREYKRPVPEANRISATIHSLREAVEDYEKKIIMGELEQANGVIAQTARRLGLSKQSLKYKMDKYRLR, via the coding sequence ATGATTGATGTAGAAAGTTTTAAAAACTTATCCGATTTCGACAATGTATTAGTCGTCGATGCGAACGGAAATGTTATTTTTTATGATATGGCTGACTTAAATATATTGAAAGAGCTTCATCTCAGACCCGAAAACTTTCTAGGGAAACATGTCACCTCTTTTTATAAAGATTTAACCAACGAAAATAGCACGTTAATGAATGTATTAAGAAGTGGCCGTTCCCTTTGTAACATTAGACAGGAAATTACAACAACAAAAGGAAATATAGTGGTATCGGTTAATTCGACTTACCCAATCAAAGAAGGAGATAGAATTATTGGAGCGGTTGAGTTTTCTAAACACTTTTTTCCGAAAGAAAATATTCAGCATATGGATAAGTATGCTCGCCATAAAGTGTACCGTAAAAATGATACCATTTATACAATTGATGATATTATCACCGTCAATCCAACTATGATAGCTATTAAAAATAAAATCGAAAAAATTTCAAAAACGGATTCAACTGTACTTATTTACGGAAGGACAGGAACAGGAAAAGAAGTTATTGCCCAAGCTATACATAATTTAAGTGACAGATACAGCCAGCCTTTCGTTTCTTTAAATTGTGGAGCCGTTCCCGCTAACTTGCTCGAAAGCACGTTATTTGGAACAACGAAAGGGAGTTTTACCGGGGCAGAAGATAAACAAGGCCTATTTGAACAAGCGGAGGGCGGAACGCTGTTCTTGGATGAAATTAATTCTTTAGAGATTGGCCTTCAGGTAAAACTTCTAAAAGCAATTGAAGAAAAGTCCGTTAGGCGCATAGGGGGCAAAAAAAATATTAAGGTGGATTTAAGAGTGATCTCAGCGACAAATGAGGATCCTGATCTACTAATTGCCGAGAAGAGAATGAGAGAAGATCTTTATTATCGGCTAGGAGTCGTCCAAATTGATCTACCCAACTTAAAGGAACGACAGGAAGATATTGAAGTACTATTGGAGCATTATGTCAACTTCTATAATAATAATATGAATATTTTTATCGATGAGATTGATCAGGAAGTGATGGATTGCTTTAAAGCCTATGACTGGCCGGGGAATATTAGGGAATTAAAAAACGCAGTAGAGACTGCCTTTAATCAGGCAAATGACCATCGGATTACACTAGAAGATATCCCGAAGAGGATTCGGGAATATAAACGGCCTGTTCCTGAAGCTAATAGAATAAGTGCTACCATTCATTCTCTTCGTGAAGCAGTAGAGGATTATGAGAAAAAAATTATTATGGGTGAGTTGGAACAGGCCAATGGGGTCATAGCTCAGACAGCAAGAAGACTCGGGCTTTCTAAACAATCATTAAAATACAAAATGGATAAATACAGATTGCGGTAA
- a CDS encoding molybdenum cofactor guanylyltransferase: MTTEKEKLWAGVILAGGESSRFGEPKAFVRYNGKYFYEYSLQALVPFTNQVVIISHPSLTSRFSQDPAVKVTEDIPPFCGKGPMAGLYSAMKQVTAEWYVVLPCDMPLINEKVMNALIAEADRSFDAVIPSIAGRQQPLAAVYHRRVLPVITAQLTKGNYRMIDLLSEVNVKKITEADLQSTERLFQNINTKDAYRQLFVDE, encoded by the coding sequence TTGACCACGGAAAAAGAGAAGCTGTGGGCCGGTGTCATACTTGCTGGTGGGGAATCAAGCAGGTTTGGTGAGCCTAAAGCCTTCGTCCGATACAATGGAAAATACTTTTATGAGTATTCTTTGCAAGCTCTTGTTCCTTTTACCAATCAAGTGGTGATCATCAGTCATCCATCACTTACCAGTCGATTTAGTCAAGATCCCGCTGTCAAGGTAACAGAAGACATCCCCCCTTTTTGCGGGAAAGGGCCGATGGCTGGCTTATATAGCGCAATGAAGCAGGTTACCGCCGAATGGTATGTGGTTCTTCCATGTGATATGCCATTAATAAACGAAAAAGTGATGAATGCACTCATTGCTGAAGCAGATCGGTCATTTGATGCTGTGATTCCCAGCATAGCCGGCCGTCAACAGCCGCTTGCAGCCGTTTATCATCGCCGAGTGTTGCCTGTTATTACAGCCCAGCTTACAAAGGGAAACTATCGGATGATCGATTTACTTAGTGAAGTAAACGTTAAGAAAATAACGGAAGCTGATCTCCAATCAACTGAAAGGTTATTTCAAAACATCAATACGAAGGATGCCTATCGCCAATTATTTGTAGATGAGTAA
- the moaC gene encoding cyclic pyranopterin monophosphate synthase MoaC — MSEFTHFNNQGRAKMVDITEKQASHRSAVAQTSVLVNEQIYQQINDQSIKKGDVLAVAQVAGIMAAKQTSSLIPMCHPIPISGVNISFDWVSEDANYRLVIAASVKTKGSTGVEMEALTAASACALTVYDMCKAVDKGMVIGPTYLVEKSGGKNGDFHRSEPVR, encoded by the coding sequence ATGTCTGAATTTACTCATTTTAACAACCAAGGCCGAGCGAAAATGGTGGATATTACTGAAAAACAGGCGTCTCATCGCTCGGCGGTTGCCCAAACAAGCGTGCTCGTCAATGAACAAATTTATCAGCAAATCAACGATCAGTCGATAAAAAAAGGGGATGTGCTTGCTGTTGCCCAGGTAGCTGGCATTATGGCTGCCAAACAGACGTCCTCTCTCATCCCCATGTGCCATCCCATTCCTATCAGCGGTGTAAATATCTCCTTTGATTGGGTAAGCGAAGATGCCAACTACAGGCTGGTTATTGCTGCTTCTGTGAAAACCAAAGGCAGCACAGGTGTAGAAATGGAGGCTCTTACAGCTGCGTCCGCTTGTGCCTTGACCGTTTATGACATGTGCAAAGCAGTCGACAAAGGTATGGTGATCGGCCCTACTTATTTAGTAGAGAAATCCGGCGGAAAAAACGGCGATTTTCACCGCAGCGAGCCTGTCCGTTAG